In Deltaproteobacteria bacterium, the sequence CGGCCCATCGCTCGCACAGCTCCTCGGCCTTGCCCGCGAAGAACCGCGTCGGCACACCCTTGCCGATGTGCTTCTCGACGGTCTCGTCGGAGGTGTCGGCGCGCTGCCGCGAGAACTTGGCGATCATCGCCGAGAACACCATCGTCAACGCCTCGCGCACGAACGGATCGGGCACCTCGCCGATGAAGCCGTGCAGCACCGCGAGCTCGCGCAGCACGTGCGGCTGGTAGTACGCGCGCTCCTCGGGGGACAGCGGCGCCATCACGTGGGCCCGCGCGCGCACGCCCGCGAGCGTGGCCTCGGCGACCTCGTTGGCGACGATCGCGACCGCCTCGCGCTGCGGCGCGTCGACCCGCGCGCACTTGATGGCCGCGATGCGCAGCGCCAACGGATTGAGATCGACCCCCAGCGTGACGCCGCCGCGGAGCATGGCCTCGAGCAGCACCGTGCCGCTGCCGCAGAACGGATCGAGCATGCGCGCGCCCGGTCGCACGAAGCGATCGCACAGCGCCGCGGCGATGCCGGGGTGCATGCGTGCGGGATAGACGTGCACGCCATGGGTGAGCGCGTCGCTGGGCGCCTCGTCGGCGGCGCGCAGCGCATCGGCGAGGACGTCGGCGATGCGAGCCTCACCCCAGCGGCGCACGTCGCCGCCGGTCTGGGCGAACGCGGTCCGTCGCCGCGCGGGCGTGCGATCGGAGGGAGGGCGGCGGGGCTCGGTCATCGGCGGGGGCGGTTGTATCGCCCATGGGACCAGCGAGGTGGCAAAAGCAGCGCCGGTCGCCACCGGCCGCCGCGGGAGCTTCGCGTCGCCCCGGGTTGGCGCCGGCCGCCGATGCGCTCTACCTTTGTGTGGCCGTGTCGACAGCGTCTGCCGCCCTGGTCGCCCTGGCCCTGCTGCTCCAAGCTCCGCCGCCGCCGCGCATCGGCGCCACCGGATCGCCGGAGTCGCGCTCGGGCATCCTGCGCGACGTCGTTCGCAGCGCCGACGGCAGCTACGTGTATCGCAACCGGCGCGCGGGGTTCACCGGCACCATCCACCCCGACGGCACCGTGACATTCAAGGACCACGTGGTCTCGAGCCCACGCGTGTGGCACCCGTTCGGCATCGATCTGAGCGGCGGCACCCCGAACGTGCCCGATCCCACCCTGCCGTCGAACACGCTCGTGCGCCCGTCCGATCTCGCGAGCCTGGGCGACGACCCGCTGGTCAAGAGCGGCCCCTACGGCGCGCCGCCGATTCTCATCGGCGTTGGCGGTCGCATGGCCGGCGTGTCCGATCTGGCCCACGCGACCCGCTTCGCGGGCGCCAAGCAGCGCTTCCTCGACGCCACCGCGGAGCTGCGGGGACAGCTGGCCCGCGACCATCGTCGCGCCAACGAGCGCGCCGCGCTGGCGTCGTTGCACGGCGACCTGCAGCGCATCTGGGATGCTGCGCAGACCCCCGTCACGCTGCGACGCGAGCAGCTGTTCCAGCGCTGGGACGAGTGTGACGAAGAAGCCGTCGGCGAGCAGGCCAGCGCGGAGGATCGCGCGCGCGGCCACGCCGGTGCCATCGCGCGTCAGCGCATCGAGGCGTGGATCCGCGAGCACGTACCGCAGCGCGGCGCCGATGCCTTCACCGCCGCCGAGCTGCGCGACATGAACCAGCGCAAGCGCTCGCGGGCGCGCTTCGACCCCTACGCAGCACCAGCGGCGACGACCACCACCACCGCACCCGCGACGACCGCCACACCTCCCGCCGCGACCATGCCGGCCTCGCCACCGACCGACTGACGCGTCAGCGGTCGGCGAGCGCGACGTCGGGCTCGACCGCCGCATCGCCGTCATCGTGGCGGTCCGCACCGACTTCGGCCGAAGGCGCACCGTCACGGGCCGCCTTGCGGCTCGCGCGGGTCGCCCGGCGCACCTGCAGCACGCGGCGAAACGCCAGCATCGTCGGCAAGAAGCCGTAGAACAGGATCGGCACCAAGATGGTCGCGGCGGCCCCACGCGCACCGTACAAGCGCAGGCCGATGAGCAGCGCGGCCGCGTAGACCGGCGCGCCGACCACCGCGCGCCGGTGCTGCGCCAACGCGCGGCCGAGGTGACGGTAGTGGGTGGAGAACGACACCATCTGCGCGCACGCCATGCCCACCATCAACCCGATGAGCGCGGGCTGCCCCTCGAACACGAGGATCGACGACATCGTCGTGAGCCCCCCCGCCGGGCTCGGCACGCCGCTGAAGTAGTTCGGGTCGCTGTTGCCCTTGTCGAGCGTGAAGAACACCAGCCGCGTGATGGTGAACAGCGAGTAGAACACGCCGATCACCGCGCCCGAGAGGCCGCCGCCCAGCGCGAAGTAGAGCGCGACGCCGGGCGCGATGCCGTAGTTGATGCCGTCGGCGATGTCATCGGAGTAGACCCCGAAGCGAGTGCCACCGAAGCGCCGCGCGGCCGCACCGTCGAAGCCGTCGAAGGCGGCCCCCAGCACCACGAACAGCAGGCTCATCTCGAAGCGACCACGGGTCGCGAACGCGATGCTGGCGACGCCGCACAGCAGGTTGCACGCCGACAGCACATCGGCGAGGAAGCGCTTGCGCAGCAGGCCCAGGCCGAGCAACGCGACCGCGGCCGAGAACACCACGTTGATGCCCAGCAGCGCCTCGACCGAGGTGGCGGTCAGCACCCGCGGTGCCCAGCCCTGGCTGAGCAGCAGCAGCGCCAGCAAGGTCGTGTACGACAGCGCCGTGCGCAGCCGGTTGTCGGTGACGCCGCGACCGAGGGCATACAGCGCCAACAACAGCAGATCGAGCCCGACCTTGGCGATCAGCAGCCACGGCCGCACCACGTCGGCGTTGAGGTAGCAGACCACCACCAACAGCGGGTAGTCGGTGAGTCGATCGAAGATGCGCCCGAACGGCGTGGCCAGCCCGCGGTGACGCGCGACGATGCCATCGAGGTAGTCGAGCGCGAAGAAGGCCACCACCAACGCGACCGTGAGCGCGGTCGAGAACGGCAGCACGTCGACCTGCCGCAGCGCGAGCACCAGCGGCGGCAGCACCACGACCAGCTTCACCGACGACAGCACGTTGGGGTGCACGTGCACCCGCGCCGCGATCGCCTGTTCCTTCGCATCGACCCAGTCGGGCTTGCTCAGCAGGCGGCGGCGCGGAACCATCGCGGCGTCGTCGGGCTTGTCCATGGGTGCCACCGGCAGTGTGACCGTTGCGGCCCGCCCGCGCACGCGGCAGCCCCCCGACAACACAGAGAATTCACATCGTAGCGGGGCTCCGTCGCGCTTTCCGTTGAACCTATACGGATGTTCAGGTAGCGATCGGAGTCCGGCTCCCATCCCATGGAACGCATCGCCAGCGTGGTCGTCCCGGCGCTTCCGCTGCAGCTGTTGCTGCGGGAGCAGCCGAGCTTTCGCGACGCCCCCGCGGTCGTCGTGCAGGACGATCGTCCGCAGGGCAAGGTGTTGTTCGCCAACGCCCACGCCCGCCGCGCGCGCGTGTTGCCGGGCATGAGCTACGCGGCCGCGCGCAACCTCGCCACCGATCTGCGCGCGGGCACGGTCGCCCGCGATGCGATCGAGGACATGGCCGGGCAGCTCTTCGTCGCGCTGTGTGGCTACTCGCCGCGGGTCGAGCCGGTGCGCGGCGACGCGGGCTCGTACTGGCTCGACCCCAGCGGGTTGGTGCCGCTGTACGGCACGCTGCTGTCGTGGGGTCAGGCGGTGCTCGACGATCTGCGCGCGCGGGGCTTCACCGCCACGTGCGTGATCGGTTTTCATCGCTTCCGCACGCTGACGCTGGCGCGCACGCGCCCGGGCGTGCTGCTGCTGCCCGAGCCGCGACAGGAGCGGCGCGCGGCCGATGCGGTGGGGCTGCAGCAGCTGGCGATCTCACCCACGCTGCGCGACGAGCTGTGGGTGCTGGGCATCCGCACGCTGGGCCAGCTGCTGCAGCTTCCGGCCGCCGAGCTGAAGGTGCGCTTCGGCCCCGAGGCGGCCGCACTGCACGAGGCTGCGAGCGACGGCTGGGTCGCGATCGATGCCCGCCCGCTGGTCGATCCAGTGATCGACGCGCTCGAGCTCGACGGCCCCGACGACAATCACACGCGGATCCTGTTTGGTCTGCGCGGGCTGCTGCATCGCATGCTCGCCAAGCTGGTGCTGCGCGGCCAGGCGATGTCGGCGCTGCGGCTGCAGCTGCAGCTCGATCACCAGCCGCCGTGCTCGATCCACGTGGCACCCGCGAGTCCTTCGCTCGATCAAGCGCTCATCATCGAGCTGGTGCGGCTGCGGCTCGAGTCGCTGCAGCTGCCGGCGGCGATCGTCGGCGTGCAGGTCGAGCTCGAGGGTGTGCGCACCACCGCGGCCCAGCTGGCGCTGTTCCAGGCCCAACGCCGGCGCGACCTCGAGGCCGGCAACCGTGCGCTCGCGCGGCTGCGTGCGGCCTTCGGCGACGCCGCGGTGACGCGCCCCGTCGTGCGTGCGGCCCACCTGCCGGAGGCCCGCG encodes:
- a CDS encoding CDP-alcohol phosphatidyltransferase family protein; the protein is MDKPDDAAMVPRRRLLSKPDWVDAKEQAIAARVHVHPNVLSSVKLVVVLPPLVLALRQVDVLPFSTALTVALVVAFFALDYLDGIVARHRGLATPFGRIFDRLTDYPLLVVVCYLNADVVRPWLLIAKVGLDLLLLALYALGRGVTDNRLRTALSYTTLLALLLLSQGWAPRVLTATSVEALLGINVVFSAAVALLGLGLLRKRFLADVLSACNLLCGVASIAFATRGRFEMSLLFVVLGAAFDGFDGAAARRFGGTRFGVYSDDIADGINYGIAPGVALYFALGGGLSGAVIGVFYSLFTITRLVFFTLDKGNSDPNYFSGVPSPAGGLTTMSSILVFEGQPALIGLMVGMACAQMVSFSTHYRHLGRALAQHRRAVVGAPVYAAALLIGLRLYGARGAAATILVPILFYGFLPTMLAFRRVLQVRRATRASRKAARDGAPSAEVGADRHDDGDAAVEPDVALADR
- a CDS encoding DNA polymerase Y family protein — translated: MERIASVVVPALPLQLLLREQPSFRDAPAVVVQDDRPQGKVLFANAHARRARVLPGMSYAAARNLATDLRAGTVARDAIEDMAGQLFVALCGYSPRVEPVRGDAGSYWLDPSGLVPLYGTLLSWGQAVLDDLRARGFTATCVIGFHRFRTLTLARTRPGVLLLPEPRQERRAADAVGLQQLAISPTLRDELWVLGIRTLGQLLQLPAAELKVRFGPEAAALHEAASDGWVAIDARPLVDPVIDALELDGPDDNHTRILFGLRGLLHRMLAKLVLRGQAMSALRLQLQLDHQPPCSIHVAPASPSLDQALIIELVRLRLESLQLPAAIVGVQVELEGVRTTAAQLALFQAQRRRDLEAGNRALARLRAAFGDAAVTRPVVRAAHLPEARAAFEPITQLRLPTAVGEVDASEPPPLCRRVFAKPIALPPRPRHEPEAWLGRRGAVVKMWGPYRISGGWWVRTVERDYYYAETQHGELLWIYYDRPRARWYLHGIVD